In one Rhizobium leguminosarum genomic region, the following are encoded:
- the cysW gene encoding sulfate ABC transporter permease subunit CysW, with translation MALDTTVQPVKLRSVTTEHRIARYSLITLSLVFLLLILLLPLAAVFVEAFRKGPGPFIEALQDAETFSAIRLTLIVAGVSVPLNLVFGVTAAWAIAKFEFKGKAFLTTLIDMPFSVSPVISGLVFVLLFGANTWLGHWLSANDIKILFAVPGLILATMFVTFPFVARELIPLMQEQGTADEEAALSLGASGWQTFWYVTLPNIKWGLLYGVLLCNARAMGEFGAVSVVSGHIRGQTNTMPLQVEILYNEYNFTGAFAVATLLALLALVTLVLKTLLEMRYSDEIAASRRH, from the coding sequence ATGGCGCTTGATACGACCGTTCAACCGGTGAAGCTGCGTTCGGTGACCACCGAACACAGGATCGCGCGCTACAGCCTGATCACCCTCTCGCTCGTCTTCCTGCTGCTCATCCTGCTGCTGCCGCTTGCTGCGGTCTTCGTCGAAGCCTTCCGCAAGGGACCCGGTCCCTTTATCGAGGCGCTCCAGGATGCCGAGACCTTCTCAGCGATCCGCCTGACGCTGATCGTTGCCGGCGTCAGCGTGCCGCTCAATCTCGTCTTCGGAGTTACCGCTGCCTGGGCAATCGCCAAGTTCGAGTTCAAGGGCAAGGCCTTCCTGACGACGCTGATCGACATGCCCTTCTCGGTTTCCCCCGTCATATCGGGCCTGGTCTTCGTGCTGCTGTTCGGCGCCAATACCTGGCTCGGCCACTGGCTCAGTGCCAACGACATCAAGATCCTGTTTGCGGTGCCGGGCTTGATCCTCGCCACCATGTTCGTCACCTTCCCTTTCGTCGCCCGCGAACTGATCCCGCTGATGCAGGAACAGGGAACGGCCGATGAAGAGGCAGCCCTTTCGCTTGGCGCCAGCGGCTGGCAGACTTTCTGGTATGTGACTCTGCCGAACATCAAATGGGGCCTGCTCTACGGCGTGCTGCTTTGCAACGCCCGCGCCATGGGCGAATTCGGCGCCGTCTCGGTAGTGTCGGGCCACATCCGCGGCCAGACGAACACCATGCCGCTGCAGGTGGAGATTCTCTATAACGAGTATAATTTCACCGGCGCTTTTGCCGTCGCCACGCTTTTGGCCTTGCTCGCGCTCGTCACTCTTGTTTTGAAGACGCTGCTGGAAATGCGCTATAGCGATGAAATCGCCGCCAGCCGGCGGCACTGA
- the cysT gene encoding sulfate ABC transporter permease subunit CysT yields the protein MKAHSPTRWRFKRPSVIPGFGMALGLTLTWLTLLILIPLSGLAVRSSALGWEKFWSIALDQRTLNALRISFGTAFIAAIVNAVFGIILAWVLVRYRFPGKRVIDAMVDLPFALPTAVAGIALATLYAPNGWIGQFLTPLGIKIAFTPAGIVVALIFVGLPFVVRTVQPIMEEIDKEVEEAAATLGANRFQTIFRVLLPGLAPAVLTGFALAFARGVGEYGSVIFIAGNLPFKSEIAPLLIVIKLEEYNYAAATAIAAIMLILSFTMLLVINLIQSWSRRRYGYGA from the coding sequence ATGAAAGCACATAGCCCCACAAGGTGGCGGTTCAAGCGGCCGAGCGTCATTCCGGGTTTCGGAATGGCGCTCGGCCTTACCTTGACCTGGCTCACCCTTCTCATCCTCATCCCGCTCTCGGGCCTTGCCGTCCGGTCGAGCGCGCTCGGCTGGGAGAAATTCTGGTCGATCGCACTCGATCAGCGCACGCTGAACGCGCTGCGCATCAGCTTCGGCACCGCCTTCATCGCCGCGATCGTCAACGCCGTCTTCGGCATTATCCTTGCCTGGGTGCTGGTGCGCTACCGCTTCCCCGGCAAGCGCGTCATCGATGCCATGGTCGACCTGCCCTTCGCGCTGCCGACCGCCGTTGCCGGCATCGCGCTGGCAACGCTCTATGCGCCGAATGGCTGGATCGGCCAGTTCCTGACGCCACTCGGCATCAAGATCGCCTTTACGCCTGCCGGCATCGTCGTGGCGCTGATCTTCGTCGGTCTGCCCTTCGTGGTGCGCACCGTGCAGCCGATCATGGAGGAAATCGACAAGGAAGTAGAGGAGGCGGCAGCAACGCTCGGCGCCAACCGCTTCCAGACGATTTTCCGCGTGCTGCTGCCGGGGCTGGCGCCAGCCGTACTCACCGGCTTTGCGCTCGCATTTGCCCGCGGCGTCGGCGAATACGGCTCGGTCATCTTCATCGCCGGCAACCTGCCGTTCAAATCGGAGATCGCGCCGCTGCTGATCGTCATCAAACTCGAAGAGTATAATTACGCGGCAGCGACCGCCATTGCGGCGATCATGCTGATCCTCTCGTTCACTATGCTGCTCGTCATCAACCTCATCCAGAGCTGGAGCAGGCGGAGGTACGGTTATGGCGCTTGA
- a CDS encoding sulfate ABC transporter substrate-binding protein → MQTQRFTRLLAAAVMAGSFAIGSIAPAFADQTLLNVSYDPTRELYKDFNAAFAAKWQKDSGETVTIQASHGGSGAQARSVIDGLDADVVTLALEGDIDAIAKATGKIPADWKTKFPNNSTPYTSTIVFLVRKGNPKGIKDWGDLVKDDVQVITPNPKTSGGARWNFLAAWAWAKQANGGDEAKAQDYVGKLLQHVPVLDTGARGATTTFVQRGLGDVLLAWENEAYLSLEELGPDQFEIVTPSFSIRADPPIAIVDGNVDKKGTRKVAEAYLNYLYSDEGQKIAAKHYYRPIKPEAADPADIARFPKLTLATIDDFGGWKSAQPKFFGDGGVFDQIYKPAQ, encoded by the coding sequence ATGCAGACACAACGGTTCACCCGGCTCCTCGCGGCCGCGGTCATGGCGGGCAGCTTCGCGATCGGGAGCATTGCTCCTGCTTTCGCGGATCAGACGCTGCTTAACGTTTCTTATGATCCGACTCGCGAATTGTATAAGGATTTCAATGCCGCCTTTGCCGCCAAGTGGCAAAAGGACAGCGGTGAAACCGTGACGATCCAAGCCTCGCATGGCGGTTCCGGCGCTCAGGCCCGCTCCGTCATCGACGGTCTCGACGCCGATGTCGTCACGCTGGCGCTCGAAGGCGATATCGACGCCATCGCCAAGGCGACCGGCAAGATCCCGGCCGACTGGAAGACAAAATTCCCCAACAATTCGACGCCCTATACGTCGACGATCGTCTTCCTCGTGCGCAAGGGCAACCCGAAGGGCATCAAGGATTGGGGCGACCTGGTCAAGGACGACGTGCAGGTCATCACGCCGAACCCGAAGACGTCGGGCGGCGCCCGTTGGAACTTCCTCGCCGCCTGGGCATGGGCCAAGCAGGCGAATGGCGGCGACGAAGCCAAGGCGCAGGATTATGTTGGCAAGCTGCTGCAGCACGTCCCGGTTCTCGATACCGGTGCGCGCGGCGCCACGACCACCTTCGTCCAACGCGGCCTCGGCGACGTGCTGCTTGCCTGGGAAAACGAAGCCTATCTTTCGCTCGAAGAGCTCGGTCCCGACCAGTTTGAGATCGTCACGCCGAGCTTCTCGATCCGCGCCGACCCGCCGATCGCCATCGTCGACGGCAATGTCGACAAGAAGGGCACCCGCAAGGTTGCCGAAGCCTATCTCAACTACCTTTATTCGGACGAAGGCCAGAAGATTGCCGCCAAGCACTACTATCGGCCGATCAAGCCGGAAGCCGCCGATCCGGCCGACATCGCCCGCTTCCCGAAGCTGACGCTCGCGACCATCGACGATTTCGGCGGCTGGAAGAGCGCACAGCCGAAATTCTTCGGCGACGGCGGGGTATTTGACCAAATCTACAAGCCGGCCCAATAA
- a CDS encoding ISAzo13 family transposase, producing the protein MIDIAAIKARFETLAPYLDERARRLLAATEARAAGRGGVTAVSAATGVARSTIGRGLTELRTADARLERRVRRPGGGRRPKIETEPGLLAALEELVQSAIRGDPEAALLWVSRSQRHLAGALAQRGFTASQKLVGRLLRKLGFSLQANKKTLEGASHPDRDTQFEHINEKIKQFQAAGQAAISVDTKKKELVGDFKNGGRELRPKGGPEPVRVHDFKIPELGKVAPYGVYDITNNSGWVNVGIDHDTAAFAVESIRRWWNVLGKSRYPGSTGLLITADCGGSNGARVRLWKRELQSFANETGLAITVAHHPPGTSKWNRIEHRLFAFITQNWRGKPLVSHEVIVQLIGATTTANGLDVQCCLDENDYPKAIKITDAEMNAINIDRDPFHGEWNYTISPTSVVSDSAIAESVADDR; encoded by the coding sequence ATGATTGATATCGCGGCGATCAAAGCTCGCTTTGAGACGCTTGCGCCTTATCTCGATGAGCGGGCACGGCGTTTGTTGGCGGCAACCGAGGCTCGCGCGGCGGGCCGGGGTGGAGTGACGGCGGTTTCGGCGGCGACCGGCGTTGCGCGCAGTACGATCGGGCGCGGTCTTACGGAGTTGCGGACCGCAGATGCACGACTGGAACGCCGGGTTCGGCGGCCGGGCGGCGGCCGCAGGCCAAAGATCGAGACTGAGCCGGGCCTCTTGGCTGCACTTGAAGAATTGGTTCAATCGGCGATCCGTGGCGATCCTGAAGCAGCATTGTTGTGGGTGAGCAGAAGCCAGCGCCACCTTGCCGGCGCATTGGCACAACGCGGCTTTACGGCCAGCCAGAAGTTGGTTGGTCGGCTGCTGCGCAAGCTTGGCTTCAGCCTCCAGGCCAACAAGAAGACCTTGGAGGGGGCGTCTCATCCTGACCGCGACACCCAGTTCGAACACATCAACGAGAAGATCAAGCAGTTCCAGGCGGCCGGCCAGGCCGCCATTTCGGTCGACACAAAGAAAAAGGAGCTGGTTGGCGATTTCAAGAACGGCGGGCGTGAGCTGCGTCCCAAAGGCGGCCCCGAACCCGTGCGCGTTCACGACTTCAAGATACCCGAACTCGGCAAGGTCGCACCTTACGGCGTCTACGACATCACCAACAACTCGGGTTGGGTGAATGTCGGCATCGATCATGACACCGCCGCCTTTGCCGTAGAGAGCATTCGACGGTGGTGGAATGTCTTGGGAAAGAGCCGCTATCCTGGTTCAACCGGTCTACTCATTACCGCCGATTGCGGTGGCAGCAACGGGGCCCGTGTGCGACTGTGGAAGCGCGAGCTTCAATCATTCGCCAATGAAACTGGGTTAGCTATCACGGTCGCTCACCACCCGCCGGGGACCAGCAAATGGAACCGCATAGAACACCGGCTATTTGCATTCATCACACAGAATTGGCGCGGCAAGCCCCTCGTCAGTCATGAGGTCATCGTTCAACTGATCGGGGCCACGACGACGGCCAACGGGCTCGACGTTCAATGTTGCCTCGACGAAAATGACTATCCCAAGGCCATCAAGATCACCGATGCTGAAATGAATGCAATCAATATTGATCGTGATCCCTTCCACGGTGAGTGGAACTACACGATTTCGCCCACCTCCGTTGTGTCCGATAGCGCTATCGCCGAGAGTGTTGCCGATGATCGATGA
- the pepT gene encoding peptidase T, whose product MTDTVLDRFLRYVVIDTQSDPASSTQPTTEKQKDLGRVLVDELLKIGLADAHLDEHGYVYATIPGNSDKTVPVICFCSHMDTAPDFSGTDVKPQLVRNYAGGDLKLVGDPSRVIRVSEHPELNNQIGNDIVTTDGTTLLGADDKAGLAEIMTAAQVLVDNPAIRHGTIKILFTPDEEVGRGVNRVDLRKLGADFAYTMDGETAGHIEDETFSADGVEIGISGVAIHPGFARDRMENAIKIAGAIIDRLPKEMAPETTEGKQGFIHPTGVTGSMEKASLSLIIRDFTDKGLTEKETMLEAIVKEVMAVYPGSTYHFQVKEQYRNMKVVLDRHPEIVDNAIEAVRRAGMTPVRGSIRGGTDGSRLSFMGLPCPNIFAGGHAFHSPLEWVSRQDMEKAVKTIVELAKVWEERA is encoded by the coding sequence ATGACCGATACCGTTCTCGACCGCTTTCTCCGTTATGTCGTTATCGACACGCAATCCGATCCTGCCTCGTCGACGCAGCCGACCACCGAAAAACAAAAGGATCTCGGTCGGGTTTTGGTCGACGAACTGCTGAAGATCGGTCTTGCCGACGCGCATCTCGATGAACACGGTTATGTCTACGCGACCATTCCTGGAAATAGCGACAAGACGGTGCCGGTCATCTGTTTCTGCTCGCATATGGATACGGCGCCCGATTTCAGCGGCACCGATGTCAAGCCGCAGCTCGTCCGGAACTATGCCGGTGGGGATCTCAAGCTTGTGGGCGATCCGAGCCGGGTCATTCGTGTTTCCGAGCATCCCGAGCTGAACAACCAGATCGGCAACGACATCGTCACGACCGATGGCACGACATTGCTCGGCGCCGACGACAAGGCCGGACTGGCGGAAATCATGACTGCGGCCCAGGTCCTCGTCGACAATCCCGCTATCCGTCACGGGACGATCAAGATCCTGTTCACACCCGACGAGGAGGTCGGGCGCGGCGTCAACAGGGTCGACCTCAGGAAACTCGGCGCGGACTTCGCCTATACGATGGACGGCGAGACGGCCGGCCATATCGAGGACGAGACCTTCTCGGCCGATGGTGTTGAGATCGGCATCTCAGGCGTGGCGATCCATCCGGGTTTCGCCAGGGATCGTATGGAAAACGCCATCAAGATCGCCGGCGCCATCATCGACCGGCTGCCCAAGGAGATGGCACCCGAGACCACCGAGGGAAAGCAGGGTTTCATCCATCCGACAGGCGTAACCGGCTCGATGGAGAAGGCGTCGCTGAGCCTCATCATCCGCGATTTCACCGACAAGGGGCTCACGGAAAAGGAGACCATGCTCGAAGCCATCGTCAAGGAGGTGATGGCCGTTTATCCCGGCTCGACCTATCATTTCCAGGTCAAGGAGCAGTATCGCAACATGAAGGTGGTGCTCGACCGGCATCCTGAGATCGTCGACAACGCGATCGAAGCCGTGCGCCGGGCCGGCATGACGCCGGTGCGCGGCAGCATCCGCGGCGGCACCGATGGCTCGCGCCTCTCCTTCATGGGCCTGCCATGCCCGAACATCTTCGCCGGTGGCCATGCCTTCCACTCGCCGCTCGAATGGGTCAGCCGCCAGGATATGGAAAAGGCCGTCAAGACGATCGTGGAGCTCGCCAAGGTCTGGGAAGAGCGCGCTTAG
- a CDS encoding porin has translation MNIKTILFASVAALAAAFGARAADAIVAAEPEPVEYVRVCDAYGTGYFYIPGTETCLSVGGYIRTEVRFGEQISGDSDVDFWTRGQVTFQAKNDTEYGTLTGVITLRYNVDDASDQEALLDEGYIDIAGFRVGKLYSWWDDDMSGETDTLASNETTHNSIRYQYESGAFAAGISVDELEDDYATKPGDGPNNFGVAGQVSYKAGAISAYLLAGYDTDTSEVAVRGIVYADIGPGTLGIAGVWASGANYYYEESEWTIAAEYALKINDKWKITPGFQYFENIALEADGNGFTGGSAYTTGVTIDYQIVEDLRTKLSVQYHDEDEGDDEVFGFLRFQRDF, from the coding sequence ATGAATATCAAAACTATCCTTTTTGCCTCCGTTGCCGCCCTTGCCGCGGCCTTCGGAGCCCGCGCAGCCGACGCCATCGTGGCGGCGGAACCCGAGCCCGTGGAATATGTTCGCGTTTGCGACGCCTACGGTACCGGCTATTTTTATATTCCCGGGACGGAAACATGCCTTTCGGTCGGCGGCTACATACGTACCGAAGTGCGCTTCGGTGAGCAGATCTCCGGCGATTCCGACGTAGACTTCTGGACTCGCGGTCAGGTCACCTTCCAGGCCAAGAACGACACCGAGTACGGCACGCTCACCGGCGTCATCACGCTGCGTTACAATGTCGACGATGCCTCCGATCAGGAAGCTCTGCTGGATGAAGGCTATATCGACATTGCCGGCTTCCGCGTTGGTAAGCTGTACAGCTGGTGGGATGACGACATGAGCGGCGAGACAGATACGCTCGCCAGCAACGAGACGACCCACAACTCGATCCGTTATCAGTACGAGTCCGGCGCTTTTGCAGCCGGGATCTCGGTCGACGAACTGGAAGACGACTACGCCACCAAGCCGGGCGACGGCCCGAACAATTTTGGTGTCGCAGGCCAGGTCTCCTACAAGGCCGGCGCCATCAGCGCTTACCTGCTTGCCGGTTATGACACCGACACCAGCGAAGTCGCGGTCCGCGGCATCGTTTATGCCGACATCGGCCCGGGCACCCTCGGCATTGCCGGCGTATGGGCAAGCGGCGCCAACTACTACTACGAAGAGTCCGAATGGACGATCGCAGCAGAATACGCCTTGAAGATCAACGATAAGTGGAAGATCACTCCCGGCTTCCAGTACTTCGAAAACATTGCTCTCGAGGCTGACGGCAATGGCTTCACCGGCGGCAGCGCCTACACAACCGGTGTCACGATCGACTACCAGATCGTCGAAGACCTCAGGACGAAGCTCAGCGTGCAATATCACGATGAGGACGAAGGCGACGACGAAGTCTTCGGCTTCCTGCGCTTCCAGCGCGATTTCTAG
- a CDS encoding response regulator transcription factor, giving the protein MTGSAVKILVVDDEPPIRKLLRVGLTAQGYEVQEAANAASARQSVADGMPDLIVLDLGLPDTSGHDLLQEWRDEGLSIPIVILSSRTDEAGIVTALESGADDYVTKPFGVNELGARIRVALRHRLQQQGEKAIFQTGGLSIDLVKRIVKVDGQDIKLSPKEYDILRVLAQHAGKVLTHQFLLKQVWGPAADVQYLRVYIRQLRQKVEQIPDQPHYITTETGVGYRLREPD; this is encoded by the coding sequence ATGACCGGTTCAGCCGTCAAAATCCTCGTCGTCGACGATGAGCCGCCGATCCGCAAACTGCTCCGCGTCGGCCTGACCGCGCAGGGCTACGAGGTGCAGGAGGCGGCCAACGCCGCCAGCGCCCGTCAGTCGGTTGCCGACGGCATGCCCGACCTCATCGTGCTCGACCTCGGCCTGCCCGATACATCGGGCCACGACCTGCTGCAGGAGTGGCGCGACGAAGGACTTTCCATACCCATCGTCATCCTCTCCAGCCGCACCGACGAGGCCGGCATCGTCACGGCGCTGGAAAGCGGCGCCGACGACTACGTCACCAAACCTTTCGGCGTCAACGAACTTGGCGCTCGTATTCGCGTGGCGCTGCGTCACCGTCTGCAGCAGCAGGGCGAAAAGGCGATCTTCCAGACCGGCGGACTGTCGATCGATCTGGTCAAGCGCATCGTCAAGGTCGACGGCCAGGACATAAAATTGTCGCCGAAGGAATACGACATCCTGCGGGTGCTCGCCCAGCACGCCGGCAAGGTGCTGACACACCAGTTTCTTTTGAAGCAGGTATGGGGGCCGGCGGCGGATGTGCAGTATCTGCGCGTCTACATCAGGCAGCTGCGGCAAAAAGTCGAACAGATTCCCGACCAGCCGCACTATATCACCACCGAGACCGGCGTCGGCTACCGGCTCAGGGAACCGGACTGA
- a CDS encoding sulfate/molybdate ABC transporter ATP-binding protein yields the protein MEVRVQNIRKEFDRFPALHDVSLDIRSGELIALLGPSGSGKTTLLRLVAGLESPTEGQIFFGDEDASKKTVQQRNIGFVFQHYALFRYMTVLDNVSFGLRVRNGARRPAKADIRKRALELLDLVQLSGLEKRYPAQLSGGQRQRVALARAMAVEPNVLLLDEPFGALDAQVRKDLRKWLREIHDRTGHTTVFVTHDQDEALELADRVVVMSQGAIEQVGTPDEVYDNPNSPFVFGFIGQSNCLQVEISDGDIRFEGRSLGLNAEGEPDGIAQLYFRPHDVRLCESAENCIAGQPVSSRRVAGTRHIELDIGNDRPHIEIELPPSEADRLDRNRVAFKPTRWKLFRS from the coding sequence ATGGAAGTACGCGTTCAAAACATCCGCAAGGAATTCGATCGTTTCCCGGCGCTGCACGATGTCTCGCTCGACATCCGCTCCGGCGAACTGATCGCACTGCTCGGTCCTTCGGGCTCCGGCAAGACGACATTGCTGCGCCTGGTCGCCGGCCTCGAAAGCCCGACGGAAGGGCAGATCTTCTTCGGCGACGAGGACGCCTCGAAGAAGACGGTACAGCAGCGCAATATCGGCTTCGTCTTCCAGCATTATGCTCTGTTCCGCTACATGACGGTGCTCGACAACGTCTCCTTCGGGCTGAGGGTCAGAAACGGCGCGCGGCGGCCCGCCAAGGCCGATATCCGCAAGCGGGCGCTGGAACTGCTCGACCTCGTGCAGCTCTCCGGCCTTGAAAAACGCTACCCGGCCCAGCTTTCCGGCGGCCAGCGCCAGCGTGTGGCGCTCGCCCGCGCCATGGCCGTCGAGCCGAACGTGCTGCTGCTCGACGAACCCTTCGGGGCGCTCGACGCCCAGGTGCGCAAGGACCTGCGCAAATGGCTGCGCGAGATCCACGACCGCACCGGCCACACCACCGTCTTCGTCACCCACGACCAGGATGAGGCGCTGGAGCTTGCCGACCGCGTCGTCGTCATGAGCCAGGGTGCGATCGAACAGGTCGGCACGCCTGACGAAGTCTACGACAATCCGAATTCGCCCTTCGTGTTCGGCTTCATCGGCCAGTCGAACTGCCTGCAGGTCGAAATCTCAGATGGCGACATCCGCTTCGAAGGCCGCTCGCTCGGCCTCAATGCCGAGGGCGAGCCGGACGGCATTGCGCAGCTCTATTTCCGCCCGCATGACGTCAGGCTCTGCGAATCGGCGGAAAACTGCATCGCCGGCCAGCCGGTCTCCAGCCGCCGTGTCGCTGGCACCCGGCATATCGAATTGGATATCGGCAACGACCGCCCGCATATCGAGATCGAGCTGCCGCCGAGCGAGGCCGACAGGCTCGACCGCAACCGCGTGGCCTTCAAGCCGACCCGCTGGAAGCTGTTCCGCAGCTGA
- a CDS encoding cell wall hydrolase: MRAEISFGKSLIGILFVGLAATGCTTTSKQAATSAKTKQGQAAKVTFNYTTKDRDCLQRAMYFESQHSDEDGYMAVGTVVMNRLTSGAYPPSICGVVAQEKQFAPGVMTREVKPQAETELATAADAILKGARHPAVKDAMFFHTDGLKFPYNNMHYVAVAGGNAFYEKRGSDGMLQTPPPLPAYEVAMNYVPGESMLPPQFEALIPSAVPIPLPAPDPMATASTMSAINTAPTARMAPIANPMPMQITAPVTLPEPSIEPDPGMPIAIPIPRPAYDSVMLRGSIAANGG; encoded by the coding sequence TTGAGGGCGGAGATTTCCTTTGGAAAATCCCTGATCGGGATTTTGTTCGTAGGGCTGGCGGCCACAGGCTGCACGACGACATCGAAACAAGCGGCAACGTCGGCGAAGACGAAGCAGGGTCAAGCGGCGAAAGTCACCTTCAATTATACGACCAAGGATCGCGATTGCCTGCAGCGCGCGATGTATTTCGAATCGCAGCATTCGGATGAGGACGGCTACATGGCTGTCGGAACCGTCGTCATGAACAGGCTCACCTCCGGCGCCTACCCCCCGTCGATCTGCGGCGTCGTCGCCCAGGAAAAGCAGTTTGCGCCCGGCGTGATGACACGCGAAGTCAAGCCGCAGGCCGAAACCGAGCTGGCGACCGCCGCCGATGCGATCCTGAAGGGCGCACGCCATCCTGCGGTCAAGGATGCGATGTTCTTCCACACCGACGGGCTGAAATTCCCCTACAACAACATGCATTATGTGGCGGTCGCCGGCGGCAACGCCTTCTACGAGAAGCGCGGCTCCGATGGCATGCTCCAAACGCCGCCGCCCCTGCCCGCCTATGAGGTGGCGATGAATTATGTGCCGGGCGAAAGCATGCTGCCGCCGCAATTCGAGGCGCTGATCCCCTCAGCCGTTCCCATTCCTCTGCCGGCTCCGGATCCGATGGCGACGGCGAGCACGATGTCCGCGATAAATACAGCGCCCACGGCACGTATGGCGCCCATCGCAAATCCCATGCCGATGCAGATCACGGCGCCGGTGACCTTGCCGGAACCCTCGATCGAGCCCGACCCGGGAATGCCGATCGCGATCCCCATTCCCCGCCCAGCCTATGACAGCGTCATGCTGCGCGGCAGCATTGCAGCGAACGGCGGCTAA
- a CDS encoding PTS sugar transporter subunit IIA has product MNLPNIIRPEHTFIGVSAPTKWRALQGIADKAAKAFSVDGQTILKALEAREKLGSTGIGNGIAIPHAAIDGMSSPRGLLLRFAQPLDFEAIDDIPTDIAFVLLFGENNRGEYLNVLSAIARRLQSDGVLAAMRKARTIDEFYSDFIADSRV; this is encoded by the coding sequence ATGAACCTTCCCAACATCATCCGACCGGAACACACCTTCATCGGCGTGTCGGCGCCGACGAAATGGCGCGCGCTGCAGGGTATAGCGGACAAGGCGGCCAAGGCCTTCTCCGTCGACGGCCAGACCATCCTGAAAGCGCTTGAAGCGCGCGAAAAGCTCGGCTCCACGGGGATCGGCAACGGTATCGCCATTCCGCATGCGGCGATCGACGGTATGAGCAGCCCGCGCGGCCTTCTCCTCCGCTTCGCCCAGCCGCTGGATTTCGAGGCGATCGATGATATCCCGACCGATATCGCCTTCGTGCTGCTCTTTGGGGAAAACAATCGCGGTGAATATCTGAACGTGCTTTCCGCCATCGCCCGGCGGCTGCAATCGGACGGCGTGCTTGCCGCCATGCGCAAGGCAAGGACGATCGACGAATTCTATTCCGATTTCATCGCCGATTCGAGGGTGTAA